ccagggtctgaaggagaggaaactctccttcagaccctgggatccatattaatgtgtaaaataaaaaataaaaaaaaaaaatattgatatactcacctctccgacgcagcctggaccttaccgatgtaaccggcagcttccgttcctaagaatgagcgcttgaaagaccttagatgacgtcgcggcttgtgattggtcgtgtggcggtcacatgaccgctcacaatcCCTGTCTttttgacagattgccctatctgttcccctaataattgagtcccccactaccagcacctgtctggcctgccctgctctcctatttccctccttactggagcagaccctcctctggctttcagaggacatgcctggctgcagcagtgctacccctgtactgacacccccctcatctgccaacttagcaaacttattggggtgtgccagaccaggactagcctccctggcactcttccctctaccctgcttcctaactgtcacccagcttgctacttcactgtcctgcagctccatcctaccatcccccccctcatctatcctattgagcgtctgctcagtgagcagcaaactcctttccatattgtctatggatctcagtgttgccagctgcacatttagatccagaatctgggctttcaaatgcacaacgtgctcacatctcgcacagcagtatgcaccctcgaccggctgctcaaggactgcatacatgtggcaagatgtgcattgGATGGCATTAAAAAaaggtggagcacatttcctaatggggattgcaccagacagaagcgttaaataaaaataaatacaaagtattaataaaatacagacagcaattcctcccttggaaactccctaaatccaaagtcactgaatcacaagtcacacttaccgctgttcacacttacgctcaggtcacactcagcccattcacactcgctaagctgaagatttaaagattttttttttctttttcccctcagcagcaatccaccttgctgttcaatgcacttccaaaaaggcaaatgtaaattgttcttttattctataaacttctgacaacatgtctaggaatttccaagcaataaattttgtattttttttctgatagaaaaatggtcaaaattacaaaaaaaaaaacccattgctttcagacctcaaataatgcaaagaaaacaagttcataatcatttagaaacaacaatactaattagtgatgagcgaatatactcgttgcttgggttttcccgagcacgctcgggtggtctctgagtgtttgtgactgcttggagatttagcttttgttgatgcggctgcatgatttacagctgctacccagcctgagttcatgtgggggttgtctggttgctagggaatccccacatgtacttgtaacaccccaggtaactggttgttacagtagcattgctttcctcacggggagagtgatgtcatacttggaagcgaggaaggatccctttaacaggtattcagcacatacaacaccgttctgactccaggccagaagggggagctctacacccgacttcaggaggagtcagttgctaggcagttgctaggcagttggggagagttagACAGTTCGTGAGAGGAgagctgtcatgctcgcgcccagactggttggcgcgggcgtgcgggggagtggccccactggaccacagaccaaacctccctggaaggggcgtaactaagtagcttcctaggtgttcgctggagcctctgatggtgaggtcagacttgtgcaataggaagctaccaggtaccactccagggtggagtctggttgtggctgctgatcccaccggggaacggaacatagacaagcaagcgggcacggctggcacataggcaggcagacgggtacaacaggaacactgtcaggcaggcgggcacggctggctctctggtaggcaggcgggcacggctggctctctggaaaggcaggcgggcacggctggctctctggcaggactggtggacaagactggtacactggaagaaccggtagggaccggtctgcaggcaggtatgtagaacgggtaagaacctgttctgacacgaggacctaggaataagtagataaagaccgcaagagcggatgcagagcgaaagcacaggagctagagccaagaacagaaatgcaggaggcggagccaagagcaggaggcggagccaagtgcaaaaccgcaggaggcggagccaagagctggaggcggagccaagtgcagaaaggcaggaggcggagccaagagctggaggcggagccaagtgcagacaggcaggaggcggagccaagagctggcggtggagccaagtgcaggagaagaagaaccgcaaagagcggagccaggtagaaccgcaaggagcggagccaggtagaaccgcaaggagcggagccaggtagaaccgcaaggagcggagccaggtagaaccgcaaggagcggagccaggtggaaccgcaaggagcggagaggagctgcgggagaggtctctgcagcaaagctgagcagagccacaaggaatgtggagagaagctgcagcaagggataactgcaacagcagaagataagctgagaagaaaggagcagaaacgcagaagtgaggagcagaggtaaagtaacaaaggttcagagcaggcagagctgcaagagtgcggagtgtaagcagactgagaatacaaggaaagacaacagggaaggaagccaaagactaggagaccgaggtaagactaagtgcagacaaggcaatggaacaagacacaaggacaaagacactgggaccaggatatactgcctcctggtgggcggacaacaagaccaaggaaataacacagaaaatcctccagagagggagtaactcagagaaaggccaggcaaactcagaagcaagacactaactgagctaacacattgcacaggcccagaccactgggtggagctgcactatatactggaggtctcttggcaattggtcaggaacagattagacagatgcacctgattgctataagaaccagagagttcaggcgccgcccctctatacacagaaccatgaagcatgcagagagcagagacatagaacatggagctggcatagaacagaaaccacatcatggcctggagcagtgggtaagatagtgtgagaaatgcgaggccatgccgtgatgccagcagagttgttacaagagCGAAGAGAGAGGAAGGAAACCTAGGGCCGTGGAGACTAGTGATTCTGCGGCTCCTGGGTAGGAAAGATAATACAGAGCAGTCTGTAGTAGACTGAGAGGGAAAAGAATcgaaggagagtgaagagctggagagagaagttgcgaCTGGGTTTCCTCCCcgctgagcgcagataccagtaGCCGAAAGACCGAGGTTATTCAGCACTTTATGTATCACGGCAGAAACCGgaggacagctgattgcaagttacctgtccaccattaacacccaaggacacagtagcagatagagcccgggtcgtgatagagatcctgtaaaaaggcttgagttacttgtcgtatgggtagtgtcctaccaacaaaggggacagagagaaaacgtgaggacattgtgtgaggcctaaggcagcaagggactacaacagcacagcactagaaggaaggcttccaaccctacCTGGATTGAGGGATTCCCAATTCGTTTCCAAGCCGgcctgaccataccagcatccatgatccggtaccctggactgtggctgccttaaaccaagaaaagaggtaaagagactgcaaccctgtgtcctctgttttctTACCACACCACCTAATACCAAATGTTTGCACTTGTGTTATGTAACGTTCAAGAAagaaacctcccataaagggaagcaaagtTATTTTCTGCCCTTGTATATATGTTCCTGCAATGTTTAAGAAAACAGCCTCccataaagaccttccctttaacatgggcgcccagggccacggaccgggtcaacgccactgtgacacatccctttaagtaccggacccggtaccgagtaccccatggccatgGCGGGCGTTTTATACTCAGGCtgactagtagctgcaaatcatgcagctgtggcaatgaaaactaaatcgccgagcagtcacaaatacttggagaccacccgagcaacgaatacactcgctcatcactaatactaatgctttaactcaggaagagttcagaaagcaatattttgtggaataaccatgacttttaattacagctttcatgtgtcttgacatgctttccaccagtctttcacactgcttctggagcaaaaatttaagcagttctttgtttgatgacttgtgactatccatcatcctcttgattacattccagaggttttcaatggggttcaggtctggagattgggctgcccatgacagggttttgatatggtggtctcttaatttttgccagagctgtatatggaatGATTCTTAAAGTCTATAGAAAGATTAACGGCACTAGCAAAAATAAAATCCCTTAGTGGAATGGCAGACCAGAGAGCTGGAGTTGTTCGCCGAATGGTGTCAGGTGCTCAGCATCAAAGTATACATGACTTCTGGAGATAAAAATATGCAGCACTCACCAATTCTGAAAAGTGTAATAGTCCTTTATTCCGTGCTGTGGGACATGGACAAGACCGAGTCAGGGAGGTTACAGGGGCATGCGGAGAGAGACAAGAAGGATGATGGCCGTTTCGCATAACAATGCTCCAACGGGTCCGTGTGTGTAATTACTTAAGGTCACgctagtagcgtagctactgggggggccatcgccccgggtccCGCCCtctgagggggccatcgccccgggccccgcactctgagggagcccacctggagctacgctactgtaactgtaatgGCGTGTGCACAGcgcaccaatacagttacattctgcggcagagcagggagaatcaatctcccctgctctgccgcctggccaccatggggcccctgagcaggtgggggggccctgtgccagcagtgggccccccgcctgtaatcgcagggtcagctgtatgggctagatgccgatacagctgaccgcattcatGAGAGGGAGCATTACGctgcctctcccatcatccccctgtcagcgtctgactcaGACACTGACAGCGGACACAATGACGTCACTACCTGGCACCCGCTATCCGGAGTAGTGCTTAGAGCAGCAGAggagccaggaagaagagaggtgagtatatatttatttttatggggactgccttatactacagagtctgcctatggaaggggggtctgccttatactagagtctgtctatggggggtctgccttatactacagagtctccctatggggggtctgccttatactacagtctgcctatggggggtctgccttatactacagagtctggctatggaaggggggtctgccttatactagagtctgcgtatgagggggtctgccttatactacagtctgcctatggggctgccttatactacaaagtctgcatatggggagtctgccttatactacagagtatgcctatgggggctgccttattacagagtctgcctatgggtgggtctgccttatactacagtctgactatgggggatctgccttatactacagtctgcctatggggggctgtcttatactagagtctgcctatgggagctgccttattagagtctgcctatgggggctgccttatactacagagtctgcatatgggggcttccttatactagagtctgcctatggggtgctgacttatactacagagtctgcctatggggggctaccttatactacagtctgcctatggggggctacattatactacagagtctgcctaagtGTGCTGCCttctgctatagagtctgcctatgggggctgccttgtgctatagagtttacctatgggggtgcattatacaagagtttacctatgggggtgcattatacaatatagagtctgcctatgggggtgcattatacaatatagaatctgcctatggggagtgctttatactatatgaaggcctatggggagtgcattatactatattgaggactatctggtgcattatactatgtggaggctatctaggggccatggtgcagtgtggagattacagtgaggtgttcatcatacagtgttggagccatcagtttggggactactaaggggtcagtatactgtgtgggtggtactatacagtgagagggcattatactttgtataagagagcatcatactgtgtattggggagctgtacaggttggagactcgggacattattaaatgtaaagtgggcacttattgttataggggaactcaggttactgtgactatcaaaggggcacacagaatgcatcattactttctagggggcaaaatatgggtactgttttctagggcacttgtacctggcattattatattatagaggggtgctttagaatttagaaggctgagagaaccacacagcaggtgcagtaatagggacacatacagcagcagcggctcagtattggggtatcagcaggatgaggagtttgtgcaggttgggaatagatggtgatggggctggaatatgagaattcAGATGTGtcattgttgtaatctctgcagacgagtcctggctggaagaagtcgtcatgtcggtcaGGGCCAGGTGGAAATgacgggaaaaatgaatgattccatcagaaagaacgtcagcagtaagtcattatctgtaagggtaagttcacacaggacgtttttgcttttttttctgcagcaaaaccaggaaagaagctgtgtaaaaaaaaagcaggtttaggtgcgtttttggtgcgtttttttatgcattttctttttctctttgtccatgctaatatcCTTGGATTtttagcagcaaaaacgcagcaaataatgatacctgcatttttgctgggtttttttcaacacccattcaagtcaatgggtgaaaaaacgcagcaaaatcgctgaaagaagtgacatgctctatgtccaaaaaaggcagcaaagcacaaaatactgatcaaacaaaaaaccaatgtgtgtgcatgacagttctgaaatctcataggctttgctggaattgtaaaaagcagctgaaaattagcattaaaaaatgcagcaaaaacgccctgtgtgaacttaccctaactgtgctgtgatctcacttgttctgtagggctggtatctaccactgaccatatggcggtaatatctatgttggtctttatatagaaattATCTTTAGTaatagcacggtcatctgctgaggttctcctccactattagggtgtatcaccgagttgtaatcaaggttacctggttaggggcccactcaacagcttcgcccccccctgaaccaaagccctagctacgcctctgggtcaCGCCCTTTTAAAGGGCTGACCATCCAGTATATAGTGAAGGGAAAATCATGTGATATACAAAAGCAtacataatgaaataaataaagtaATTGCCATTAAAACAGAAGCATATATATCAGAGGAAAACAGACAACCTGCCATTTAAACCAGTTGAACCATTGGTCATAATCCATCTTGTCTCATGTCTTAACAATAAATTATTGTGGTTGCCATGTTGGGGTGGATAGTTAACCATGTCAAGACCTGCAAAGCACAAGGTGTTTGGATCAGAGTTATGTTTCCCCTGCATGAGTTTTAGAAGTCTTAGTGAACCCTTGCCTTAAGTGATTGAATGATAATGTACACAGAATCTGGTTTTTAAAGTTTTGATGGGCATAAAGTTTCAAAGagcaccttagcaaggtgaattagGAGGCCATCAGTATGGCTTATTCTGCCAGAAATGTTTCAATACCGGAAGGCATTAAAGCTCATTCCACTCGAGCAATTGCATCTTCTTAGGCAGAGGTGtccatcgaccagatatgtaaggcagcaacTTGGTCCTCTCCTTCAACCTTTTAGACACTACAGGCTGGACTTATCCTCAACTGACCTAACTTTTGGTAGAAGGGTTCTACAAGCGGAGGTCCCGCTCTAAGGTGAATTGTTATTATCTATAAATCTCTCAGTTGGTGCAGTCATGAGCAAAGGGAAAAATTTTAAGTTATTCACCAGTAATGGGATTTTGAAGAACCCATGACAGAACCCTTATATTGACCCCTTATCACTGGCTGTGGGTGCACAGAGGGGATCTGGTGGACTGgggacattgtattttggccataTACCCGGAATTATGGTAAAACCATGGacataaggaataaaaaaaaaatagctgcaTCGTTAACCTGCTTAGGTGATTATTTCAACCAAAAGCCTCAGATCTTCACAGCCAACATGTACTCTGACATTCTGAAACAGAGCATGATCCTCTACCCTCAGAGACTGGGCCACAGGCAGTATTGCAACATAACGACACCAACACACCTTCAAGACGACCACTGCCTAGCTAAAGAAACTGCAGGTAAAGGTGGTGGACTGGGCCAGAacatctccagacctaaaccctattgagcatctgtggggcatcctcaaacaGAAGGTTGAGGATcacaaggtctctaacatccaccagctccaTGATGTCGTCGTGAAAGACaattccagtggcaacctgtgaactccatgcccaagagagttaaggctgtgcttgaaaaaaaaaatggcggccacacaaaatattgacattttgggcacaatttggccattttcactaaggggtatactcacttttgttgccagtgttttagacattaatggcttggCACAATAGGTTTACACGgttatacaagctctatgctgactttacattgtatcaaagtgtgagATCTGCAATGTTGTCCCACAAAAAGATATATTTATAAAAAGGTGAGGGGTGTACTCCCTTTTGTGATGTGCTGTAGGCCCTggttatccaaaaaaaaaaaaacaactcatgctGTCCCTATACAGACTATACCCTACAATTACCGAGTGCTTCCCGACATTTCTTTCAGGTTAATAAGGGGATATCAATCCATATGTTCGCCGGTTTTCAGGATATGGTACCAACATCCCAATAGTGGATTTAGAATCATAATGGTTAAATGGTTATTGGCTTGCTTGATGCTAAATCAACTACTGGGATGTTGGCACCATAGCCCTAAAATCGACAACTGGTCTGTCCATGTCAGGCCGGGAGTATTTGGGGGTAACCAGGGCCCACCTAAATTTTTAAGGGCATCATAGGGTTCTCTCTAAACTGCACTCTATTGGACAGACATTTCATTGCAACATGGACTGGTATGATATGGACTTGGCAACTAGGTGAGAAGGTTCTTTTTTCCTTTGTGTAACTCACTCCTTTTATTAAGGTATGGTTAGATAGATAGCAGATATTAACTGTACAGGTGGGTTCTTTGTATTTGCAGTCCAGTCAATAGGTATCGGTCTGAGCAATTTTTGGTGATTTTTCTCTGTCATACCTGCATCCATCACTACGCATTGGGCATATTTGGGGGTGGTTTGGCCTGAAGCTCACAGGTAATTTATTGTGTGTGAATATTTAATGGTTGTTAACTTTTAATAGATATTGATAAAATTATGTATTTGGAAAAGAGGTATTGACAGTTTTATCACAACATAAAAGAAAAGATAAATAAATAAGCCAGACAACACTGCACAGACAAAAACTTTTGTTTTATGATCTCCAGTGCAAAACAACATCTAAGAGCAGTCAATCACTTCTACATCCTTCTAGTACAAATCTTCTCCCGAATTAGGAGAGCCTAAACAACTTTCAACATTGTTAAGGTAAAAAAAAGACAACGATCTTGACGTCACTGCCAATGGAAAAGAAAAACACATGCTCAAACACAATTCTGCTGTAGACTTCATACTAGCTATTTAGAAACTGTGCCTTGTATTTCTAAGAAACAAAAGCCTTTCTTATCATCAAGCTTCATCATCTCCTTCTTCCTCTTCAAACTCTCCTTGCTCATCAGCAGTGGCATCTTGGTATTGTTGGTACTCTGATACCAGATCATTCATGTTGCTTTCAGCTTCAGTAAATTCCATCTCATCCATTCCTTCTCCTGTGTACCAATGTAAGAAGGCTTTTCGGCGGAACATAGCTGTAAACTGCTCTGAGATTCTCTTGAATAGCTCTTGAATGGCAGTGCTGTTGCCAATAAATGTGGCAGACATTTTGAGGCCTCGTGGTGGAATGTCACACACAGCGGTCTTCACATTATTGGGGATCCATTCTACAAAGTAGCTGCTGTTTTTGTTTTggacattgagcatctgctcatcgACTTCCTTCATGGACATTCTTCCTCGGAAGATAGCAGCCACAGTGAGGTAGCGTCCATGACGAGGATCACAAGCCGCCATCATGTTCTTGGAATCAAACATTTGTTGTGTCAGTTCTGGCACAGTCAGGGCACGGTATTGCTGACTGCCACGGCTAGTAAGTGGAGCAAAGCCGGGCATAAAAAAGTGCAGTCGTGGAAAAGGCACCATATTGACAGCCAGTTTTCGTAAATCTGCATTGAGCTGGCCTGGAAAACGAAGGCAGGTTGTTACCCCACTCATGGTTGCAGATACCAAATGATTGAGGTCACCATAAGTTGGTGTTGTTAGCTTTAAAGTGCGGAAGCAGATGTCATAAAGAGCTTCATTGTCTATGCAGTAGGTTTCATCTGTGTTTTCCACCAACTGATGTACAGAAAGAGTGGCATTGTATGGTTCAACTACAGTGTCCGAGACTTTGGGTGACGGCATCACACTAAATGTATTCATGATTCGGTCAGGATACTCTTCCCTAATCTTGCTGATGAGCAGTGTGCCCATACCAGAACCAGTGCCACCACCTAAGGAatgggtcaactgaaaaccctgcaGGCAGTCACAGCTTTCAGCTTCTTTTCTCACCACATCTAGAACTGAATCTACCAGTTCTGCTCCTTCGGTGTAATGACCTTTGGCCCAGTTGTTTCCAGCACCACTCTGACctaaaatgaaaataaattataTTCAGTTAATGAGTCCTAGCAAGATATGCTATGCAATGCaatatgggagtattcatcagctgccgcctgcgctatgaaaaaaaacaaaaaaaaaaaccagggtgggttcccctgtattcttgataaccagccaggcaaaactgacaggaacgggctgcaaccctcagctgtcagcgttggcaaggctggttatcaagaatagaggggtccccacactttttttttttaaatgatttaaataaataattttaaaaaactgctTGTGGACCCCCATTTTTTTGACAATCAACCttgctaaagaagacagctgggggctgatattctcaagctggtaaattcagctcagtgagttcaccgcagatcCAAAATCTGCGATTAACTCAGTGACTCCCATGGAGCTgagatcaccgcagttcagctTCAGTTCagagctgctatttttagcctgggggggggggggg
This is a stretch of genomic DNA from Ranitomeya variabilis isolate aRanVar5 chromosome 6, aRanVar5.hap1, whole genome shotgun sequence. It encodes these proteins:
- the LOC143782394 gene encoding tubulin beta-2B chain, which translates into the protein MREIVHLQAGQCGNQIGAKFWEVISDEHGIDPTGSYHGDSDLQLERINVYYNEASGNKYVPRAVLVDLEPGTMDSVRSGPFGQIFRPDNFVFGQSGAGNNWAKGHYTEGAELVDSVLDVVRKEAESCDCLQGFQLTHSLGGGTGSGMGTLLISKIREEYPDRIMNTFSVMPSPKVSDTVVEPYNATLSVHQLVENTDETYCIDNEALYDICFRTLKLTTPTYGDLNHLVSATMSGVTTCLRFPGQLNADLRKLAVNMVPFPRLHFFMPGFAPLTSRGSQQYRALTVPELTQQMFDSKNMMAACDPRHGRYLTVAAIFRGRMSMKEVDEQMLNVQNKNSSYFVEWIPNNVKTAVCDIPPRGLKMSATFIGNSTAIQELFKRISEQFTAMFRRKAFLHWYTGEGMDEMEFTEAESNMNDLVSEYQQYQDATADEQGEFEEEEGDDEA